GCTACGGCGGACAGGGAACGCTAAACGCAGTGTAGATTCCAACACCAATACCAAACCTTACCTAAAAAATTTACCCGTTCTCCTCCACTGTGGTAAACTCTCTTACCATGAACCGGGGTTTTAGGCTTCGCCTCCTCCTCTTCTCCCTTTTCGTTGCCAGTTTGGTGGTGGCTCCTCCCTGCGGCTTTGCCCATGAAGATTCCGGAGACAGGAGCCACGACCCGGGGTTTCTCCACATACGTCCCCAGGCCCCTGCCTACAGTTTCAGGATGACCATGCCCCATCTTTTGCCTGGCAGTATTAAGCCGGGAGTCGGTTACGTCCTGGGAACGACTCTGTCCAGCATCTGGGTCAACAATAGTGACCTGATTCTTGATTACGAGATGCTGGATTTTCATTTAAGTCTCACCTACGGCTTCAATGAGGATTTCGGGTTTGCGTTGGTGTACGATCAGCGGGATTATCTCGGCGGCATTCTGGATGGTCTCACTGAGGGGTTTCACGATCTTTTTAATATTGACCAGAACGGCCGCACCGACGTGCCGAGAGGAAGGACTTACTTCAAGCGGTTCGATACGGGTGAGGTCATTGAAAATTTTACGGTGCTAGATAATAAGGCGATCAGCCTGCTGGTTCAGTACGTCTTTCTTCATGGCAAGGGGAGCCTTCCCGCTGCAGGTATCTCGGGGGGAGTCCGGTATGCTCTGGAGGCCCCTGACGGGGGTACCAAGGAGCACCCGCTCGATGTGAACATTACTCTTGGCCTTGCAAAGCGCCTTTCCGAAAACTGGTACTCATGTCTACATTTAGGGCTAACTCGCTTCGAACAGACAAAGGTCCTGAACCTGGATTTCAAGGAGGAAGTTTTCACCGGAATGGTGGCCTTGGCATGGGAGATCAGCCATCGGTACTCCCTTCTTGCACAGGTGTTTCATTCGGAGGGCACCATTAAGGACTTTGCGCAGTTCGACGAGTCCTCAACCGAATTCGACCTGGGAATGAAGGTCGTTACAGATAGCGGTGGAGCCTTCGAATTTGCCATCATCGAGAACGTATTGATCCAAAATAACAGCCCGGACATTGGATTTCATTTCGGCTATTCGAAGAATATATGACCACCACAGGTGGTGGTCAAGGGATGAGGGACAGGGTACAAGGGACAGGTTCGCGTTTACTTTCCCCTTGTATCTTGAACCTTGTATCTTATGTGTACATACCCCAAACCCCTGCTTTTCCCCCCAGACTTGTGCTAAACTCAGCCGCCATGACTGATACACGAACCATTCTAGGCGACATCTTTTGTCCTGGATTGCTCCTTACCTGCCTGGCGATCCAGATCCTGGCATCCCCGGCGCTGGCCGGCCCGGTGGCTGTGGAGACCAAGACTCTCTCCTCTCCGGCAGCTGATCCCTTCGTTGGATTCGTGGCTGTAGGCCCTAAGCACGAGTTCGAGCCGGTCTACCGGGTGCTTGAACCGGGAGCCTGCTCCATATTGGCCTACCGGGTCCTGATCCTCGGGTACGCAAACTACGACAACATCGTCATCGAGGAGTTGGAGTTTGCCGGGAGCAAGTGCCAGGATATCAAAGTCCAAAATAGCCTTTCCGTTAACGGTGTGACCCTTGGATACGCCCTGGGTGAAGGTACGCGTTTCGCCTGGAATATAGAGTTCCTGGTCTGGGAGGAGTGGAATACCTTTGTGATCCGCTCTGCCAAAAGAGATTTCCGCATCCGGCTGAACCGTGACGGGGAGATGACCGCGGAACCGGTAAAAAACAAGGACGCAGAACGCCCCTCGACGGGGCTCGGGACAGGCAGCACGCAGGACGCAGAATAAATTCAAAAACTTTAACGCAGGGTTACGCAGAGCAGCCATTTTCAGGCTGGACCGCAAAGTTTCGCAGAGGAAATCTAAACATGGGAAAATCTCCACCAACGTCATTCCGGGCTTGGGCACTGAGAAGACCTGAGGTCAGGAAAAGCTATTGATGTCTTTCGCACCCCATCTTCAAGGTATCCGGTTCGAGGCCCAGCGCTATCCTGACTCAGACCTTTATCCCTTCAACCTGCCCCTGGTAAAACAAACGCTCCATCTGCCCCTCGACGCCCCCATAACCTTTTTCGCGGGAGAAAACGGCACAGGCAAGTCCACCTTCCTCCGCGCCATTTGCAGGGCCTGCGGCATCCACATCTGGGAAGGGGAGCGCCGACGCCGTTACTGCAAGAGTCCCTACGAGGATAACCTGCACAATTACATTGAAGCTGCCTGGAGCAACGGGAGCGTGCCGGGCTCCTTCTTTTCTTCAGATATTTTCCGTGATTTTTCCGTGGCTCTCGATGAGTTTGCCGTTGCTGACCCGGGCATGCTCAGGTATTTCGGCGGCAAATCTCTCATGAACCTGTCCCACGGCCAGTCCCTCCTCTCCTACTTCGGGGCCCGCTATTCCATCCGGGGGCTCTACCTGCTGGATGAGCCTGAGACGGCCCTTTCCCCGACAAGCCAGGTCAAGCTGATCAGGATTTTCACCGAGGCAGCCGCAAGAGGGGACGCCCAGTTCATCGTCGTCAGCCACTCCCCCATCCTCCTGGCTTGCCCGGGGGCGACTATATACAGCTTTGATAAGGCGCCGCCGGTGGAAGTTCAGTACGAAGATACTGAGTACTATAAGGTTTATAAGGAATTTCTGAGCGATCGAAATAAATTCCTTGGTGAGAAGGCAGAACGCCCCACGATGGGGCTCGGGACAGGCAGCACGCAGCACGCAGAAGGAAGGCGTGGTACATCCAAAGGCGATTAAAGCTTTAACGCCCTTCGACGCGCTCTGCTTGCTCAGGACAGGCAGAGTTGCGCCCGTCATCGCGAACCGTTACCTATGTGAAGCGATCTCAGTTCCCGTTAAAGCGTTTAAAGCAATTAACCGCAGAGGATGCGGAGGGACGCAATCGTAAAAAAATGAGAAAACGCATAATAGTTTCTATCTTAATACTATTGGCAGCCTCGGCCATAGCATTCACCTTATATGTCAAAGCGCGCCATATCCATGAAATTGTCAAGGAGAGGGCCGCTTATGTTCTTGTGATTGGGAGCAGCAAACAGGAGGTAATTGATCACCTGTCAAAAATGGAAATCTGGTATTACTATAACAAAAATCCAGAAAACCATGATGACCTTTTCATTAATTCCTCGGATATTTATTCTGCATTGGCCAATCTCGAAAAGGAAAATATCTGGTCCTTTTTTTACGACAAGAACCACATGGACCTTTTGCGGTTGTTTTTCTCAGAGGGAAGGTTGAAAGAAATATTAAGGAATCGCAAATTTTTCGAATTCCCGTGAGAACGGGACATTTGATTCTTTAATGGAACCCTGCGGTGCGGCCTTTAAGCCGGCCGCGCTGTGTACCCTGTGGTTAGCTGGCTTTTACCGCTTTTGCAGGAGCAAGAACTTTAGCCTTCTCCCCGTTACCCCGACACGCCGATATGTGGGGATTCTCCCCGTTTCTCCGTTCCCCCCTTCCCCGTTTCCAGGTTTACTGCGTTCTGCGTTCTGTGTTCTGCGTGCTAGCTCTCCCCCTCCAACCACTCCAACACTTCAGGCGGCGCCCCCAGAAACTCGCACCCGGCTCGACCAGGGCCGGTATCTTCACTTTCTCTCGACCACCGCACAGCCATCTGGAACGTTGCAGGGGTGCCGTCCAGGGACAGCTCCCCCTTCACTATATCCCCCGGCCATGGAGCGGGAGCAGTTTCCAGGCAGAGACCGTTGGGGGTGAGGTTCAGGATGGTGCCGTCCCTCTTCCCGTCCTCATCCGTGATGCTGCACGGTAGGGAAGTCCCGGTTCTCAGATGCCGCCTTGGGGGAACCCCAATAAGTTCTACTATAAGGGGCACCATATCATCCTGCTGGATCGGTTTTTCGATGCATCCGTTGCATCCCGCTGCTTCGGTCAGGATGCCAGGATCATTGTCCTCGTCAACAGGGGTTGTGAGGATCAGGATGGGGATGTGTTCCGTCGCGGAGTCTGCCTTGAGTTTCCGGCAGACCTGGTAACCGTTCACATCGGGCATATAAAAGTTCAGGATCAGGAGGTCCGGAAGATCGTTTCGGGCCCTGAAAAGCGCTTCTTCACCAGACTTAACGATCACAAAATTCAGGTCTTCTCTTCTTAAAAGGGTCTCCTCTCTCTGGATGAATTCGTTTATGTCGTCAACGGTAATGATCCGCCTGCTGATGGTGCGCATGAATGTCCTCCCTGTGACCACACTTGTGTCCGTGAGTTGGTGAATCCGTGGTTCCGTAAATCCGTGTGAATCAGCCCTCTCCGCTTCTACAGGGGCCGCTTTTTAGCTGATAGCCTAAGCTGACAGCTGAAAGCTCCTTCCCCGACACGCCGATACCCCGATACTGATATTCCTACAGGAACTGCTTAAACCGGTCTTTATCGGCCCCGCAGATCGAGCACTTTTCCGGCGGGTGCTCCCGAGCGCATAAATACCCGCACACCGGGCATCGCCATACCGGATATTCAAGATCCTTCCCCGTGTCTCCCGCCTGCCCTGAGCCTGTCGAAGGGTGTCCCCGTCTCTCCGGTATCGGCTCCGCCTCCCTCTCCCCCCGGGCGATCTCTCCGGAAACGTAAAGGGCACAATAGCACGAGCCGAACTCGGCAAGGTCAGGGTCCCGGTAATCGCAGGGGCAGATGATGTCCAGGTCTTTATCACGTACGCCGTCGGTCAGGCGGCAGGGGCAGGCCTGGTAGCCGTAACGCTTTGTATTTGTCAGAAGGGCCTGGACGATGTCCCGGGTGAAATCTTCGTCGGGGTTGAGGTGATAGCCCCTGGCTCTGGCTTCTGAGCCGAGGCGCGTATATAGCTCGTCTATCTCTTCCGGTGTCGGAGTGGCCTTCATTTACCGACAAGCTCCAACAGCCTGTCCGGTTTAAAGCCTACGAAACACTCTTTCTGGTCCACAACCACCGTGGGGAAGGAACAGAGGGGATTCCAGCGCTCAACCTCCTCCATGATTACTTTCTTTTCCTCTTTTGGTTCAAGATCTACATCCACGTAGCTGTACGCCAGGCCTTTTTCGTCAAGCCACCTTTTCATCTTCCTGCACCAGACGCACGTGCTCAAGGTGTACAGCAGGATCTCTCCACGATCTTCACCGGCAATGTGTACGATCTCCACGGTTTCCACCTGCCTTTCCGATAGTATTTTTTAGAATCAGTCTTCTATGTCGTTGGAGCGGAGGGCGAGGTAGCTTCTGATGGAATCAAGCTCCTCTGGCCCAATATCCGTGAACTCGCATCCGCCGCCGCCCGGGTGGCTGTCACCCATCTTCCGCGACCACCTTACGGCAGCCAGAAGAGATAACTTTGCTCCGGTATCATCGAGAGTAAAGTCAATATTAAGGATCTCCCCTGGCAGGAGCGGGGGATCGGTCTCTATGAACGCTCCCCTGGGTGTAAGGGTGTGAATGATCCCTTCTTTTTTCCCATCTTCGTCGGTGATGGTGCACGGGATCCGGATCCTGACCCTTGAGTGCCCCCTGGGGGGTACCTGAAGGTGACTTTCGATGGCCGGAATGAAAGTGTCCTTACGGATAGGCTTGGTAAGATGCCCGTCACATCCTGCCTCGATGCACATCTCCTTGAGATCCTCAGCGTCACCGGTAATAATGATCAATATTGGAATATGCTCGGTGGCAGGATCGCTTTTAAGCTCCCTGCAAACATCGTAACCGTTCATATCCGGCATGTAGAGATCCAGGAGGATCAGGTCCGGTTTTTCCTGCCTGGCCGCGTCCAGAGCGCCCTGGCCCGATCTGGCTGTAAGAAGTGTAAAATCCTGTCGGTTCAACAGGGTCTTCTGAATCTGAACGAACATCTGTACGTCTTCAACGATGAGGATCTTTTTAGAGATTCTACCCATGAAGCCCCCCGGAAGGTTGTTTCCACCCTCTGACTATTTCATGGATCTGATTCGAACCTCGATCTCGGGCATGTCGCTCAGAAGCTCTGTGATCCTGGCAACCTCCGTATCCCCAAAATGGTAAGGGTAAAGGATCCGAGGGAGGATCATCCTGGCCGCGTCCGCTGCCATCTCCGGTGTCATTGTATAGGGAAGGTTGGACGGGATGAAAGCGACATCAACTTGACCGAGGCTTTTCATCTCCTCGATGTTCTCGGTGTCCCCGGCGATATAGAGGCGCTTGTCCCCGAAGGCAACAAGGTATCCGTTGTCCCGTCCGGGGGGGTGGAACGGCTCACCGTTATCCCGCTTGTGGACCACGTTGTAGGCTGGCACCGCTTCCATGGGAAAACCCATGACGGTTTTCTTCTGTCCGTTCTCCATAACCACGGCGCCCTGGATCTTTGAGGCAGCGGAAGGGTTGGTCACTATGATCGTGGAGCTCTTCCGGATGGCGTCGATGGCCGCAGGGTCCAGATGGTCACCATGATCGTGGGTGATGAGGATCAGGTCCGCTTTCGGCATTTCTCCGTAGTTTGTCAGCTTGCCGTAAGGGTCGATGTGGATCACCTTGCCGCCGAAACCCAGCATGAGGGTTCCGTGCCCTACAAAGGTGATCTCCAGATCCCCGGAAGAGGTGGATATCTTGTCCACCTGAAAAGGCTTTGCGGCAGCTGGTCCCGCTATGACAGCGAATGCAATGAAAACGGATAATAGGGCAACAAATTTCGTGATCGACCTCCAGCGCTAAAAGGTTTTTCTTAACTGTTTTCAGTCTATTATAGAGTGCAATCTGTCGTCCGTCCACGGGGGAAGGTCAGTCCAACGTCCAAAGCCCAATGTCCAAAGAGAAGGTGGTGCGTGGGAGCTTGGGGCGTGGGGGGAAGAGCAGGGCGGAGGGCGGAGGGTGTTGAAAAACAGGAGCCAGAATCCAGGAGCCAGGAGGGAAACTGCAACCAGGTGTCAAGGTATCAGGTGTCTAAGTAGGAACCGCCATGCCCGTCATTCCGGGTGAAGCCTGCCCTGGAATGCCCTAATCGGGGGGCCCGGAATCCAGTATCTTAAAGTGATTAAAGCCTTAACGCAGGGTTTCGCAGAGCAGCCACCAATAGGCTGCACCGCAGAGGACCGAGGAGAAAGACTTAATTCTGGGTAAAGGCCAGTTCCTATAAAGGCGATGCTAATAACGTGGGGTTGCACAGTAAGATTTAAACTGGAATTCAGGGTTTAAAAGTGGCCTTCAGCGCCAAAGCTTTATTTATATCTAAGATAGTTCCATTTTTCAGGCTTATCGTGGTATCCAATTACCACACTAGGATCCGAATAATCGAAATTAAGGGAGGACAAACATGGCCCAGGACCTGACAACCATGCCCCATGAGAAAGGCATGAAGGTGCTGCAGATCATATGGGGTGGGATGATTTTCTCGGTTGCCGTTTACGCGGCTATCGCCTGGATGGTTCGAACCAGGGCTGGGGGGCTGGAGCCAGGGGGGGCTGTGACCATGGCCCTGGGCGCTGTGAGCTTCGGTCTTTTCTTTGCCCAGATCAAACTCCGCCAGAACCTCTCGGACGAGAGGCTCTTTCCCCGCATTCTGGATCTGGGCTCCTGGGGGCTGCGCCCTGATGCGGCCGAACAGCTCAAGGAACTCCAGGTTCCAGAGCGAGGTGTCCAGCTCATCCTGCAGGCCCACGTTATTTTCGGCATCGTGATCTGGGCCATGGCCGAGGCGGTAGCTGTTTTCGGTCTCTTCCTGTCCCTGGCCACCGGGGATCCCCGCCTCATGGGCATCTTCGGAGCAGCAGCTGTGGTACAGCTTTTCTGGTTCAGGCCGAAAAAGGCAGCGTTTAAAGAGCAGCTGAAGAGGTGGGAGAGGTATGTGGAGATGAATAGAGGGCAGGTGGGTGTATCACTGGACACGGAGACGCGGTGACACGGGGACACGGCGTGGGAGCGTGGGGGGAAGAGCTAAAGCCAGGGGCCAGCAAGAAATTCCGTGCATGCGTGGAGCGTGATTGCGTGGGTGCGAAAATCAGAATGCACCCTTCGACAAGCTCAGGGCAGGCGGGAGACGCGGAGAGAGGTCTCCATGTTCCTTCGGAACGTATCGGAGTAACGGAGTGTCGGTGTATCGGGGAAAAGGCTAACAGCCTACAACTGGTGTCATTGCGAGGGCAACCTTCGAACGCAGAGGAAATCTAGCACTGGGGGAGATCTTAATGAGGCAAAAAGAAGAAAAACCAACCAAAGGGCCTGGCTGGTGGTTTTATAGAGGCATTACTGACACCAGTGTCGCCCTGGCAGAAGATCTTCCAGGCGTCGTTCAGCCTGTTGTTCGGATTGTGGCCCTTCTAACCCTGTCTGTCCTCACTGTCCTAATGGTTCCATGGTTCGCCTTCAGACGGTTTTTCCCAACAAAATACACCGAGATCCTTTTTCAAAAGCAAGGACCGATATAGAGACCACCTGGTATGAAGAGTCCCCGGAGGCTGCGCTAGTCCGATTGAGAGAGCTTAGAAAAAGGATAAAGGACCAGGAAACGTTTTTATTGGGAAAAGGATTAAAAATTGATGACTTCGCAAAAAGTCATCAATTTTCTGCTCTTGTGGGATCCGCTATTTCTCGCACACACGCACGCACGCTCTACGCACCTACGAGCCACTCCCTCTGCACTCTACACCCTGCACTCTACACTCACCCGGATTGTTTTCAATCCCGGGGCCTCTGCTGGCTCTGGTTCGTTCTATCAATATCATCTTCCAGCCGCTGAGCCAGGAAGCTCTCCGGGTCGATCCTCTTGATGCACACCAGGCAGTCGAAGGCCTTAACCAGGTCCTCGGCCTGCAGATACTTCATCCCCAGGTCGAAGAACCACTGGGACAGCTCCTCTTCCGGGGTGAGGACAGTCATGCCGTTGGCCATCATCTCGCCAAGGTTAAATGTGGCGCTCTCATCCCCCTGGGCCGCGGAAAGGCGGAACCACTTTTCAGCCATTTCATTATTCGGCTCTACACCAACCCCGTCCAGGTGGAGTTTGGCGTAAAAGGACTGGGCGTAAGGGTGCCCTTTTTCCGCTGAAGCTTCGATAGCCTGGACGGTTGGCGAGCCTGGTGTAAAGCCCTGGCCTTTTATCAGCATTTTGCCGAGCTTCATCTTGGCCTGGGTATCACCGAGCTCAGCAGTTTGCCAGTACCACAATGCCGCCTCATCCAGGTCAGGCTCGCAGCCCAGGCCGTTTTCCAGTATGATGCCGAGGTTGAACATGGCGGTCATCTCTCCTTGCTGTGCCGCCCGCCTGAGCCAGGAAAGTGCCTCCTCTACATCCTGGGGTACGCTGTCCCCC
This DNA window, taken from bacterium, encodes the following:
- a CDS encoding AAA family ATPase, whose protein sequence is MSFAPHLQGIRFEAQRYPDSDLYPFNLPLVKQTLHLPLDAPITFFAGENGTGKSTFLRAICRACGIHIWEGERRRRYCKSPYEDNLHNYIEAAWSNGSVPGSFFSSDIFRDFSVALDEFAVADPGMLRYFGGKSLMNLSHGQSLLSYFGARYSIRGLYLLDEPETALSPTSQVKLIRIFTEAAARGDAQFIVVSHSPILLACPGATIYSFDKAPPVEVQYEDTEYYKVYKEFLSDRNKFLGEKAERPTMGLGTGSTQHAEGRRGTSKGD
- a CDS encoding response regulator → MRTISRRIITVDDINEFIQREETLLRREDLNFVIVKSGEEALFRARNDLPDLLILNFYMPDVNGYQVCRKLKADSATEHIPILILTTPVDEDNDPGILTEAAGCNGCIEKPIQQDDMVPLIVELIGVPPRRHLRTGTSLPCSITDEDGKRDGTILNLTPNGLCLETAPAPWPGDIVKGELSLDGTPATFQMAVRWSRESEDTGPGRAGCEFLGAPPEVLEWLEGES
- a CDS encoding DUF3187 family protein; the protein is MNRGFRLRLLLFSLFVASLVVAPPCGFAHEDSGDRSHDPGFLHIRPQAPAYSFRMTMPHLLPGSIKPGVGYVLGTTLSSIWVNNSDLILDYEMLDFHLSLTYGFNEDFGFALVYDQRDYLGGILDGLTEGFHDLFNIDQNGRTDVPRGRTYFKRFDTGEVIENFTVLDNKAISLLVQYVFLHGKGSLPAAGISGGVRYALEAPDGGTKEHPLDVNITLGLAKRLSENWYSCLHLGLTRFEQTKVLNLDFKEEVFTGMVALAWEISHRYSLLAQVFHSEGTIKDFAQFDESSTEFDLGMKVVTDSGGAFEFAIIENVLIQNNSPDIGFHFGYSKNI
- a CDS encoding MBL fold metallo-hydrolase, coding for MDKISTSSGDLEITFVGHGTLMLGFGGKVIHIDPYGKLTNYGEMPKADLILITHDHGDHLDPAAIDAIRKSSTIIVTNPSAASKIQGAVVMENGQKKTVMGFPMEAVPAYNVVHKRDNGEPFHPPGRDNGYLVAFGDKRLYIAGDTENIEEMKSLGQVDVAFIPSNLPYTMTPEMAADAARMILPRILYPYHFGDTEVARITELLSDMPEIEVRIRSMK
- a CDS encoding tetratricopeptide repeat protein translates to MDDMKERIEELKKAAAEGDAGAQSQWGLLLATGDSVPQDVEEALSWLRRAAQQGEMTAMFNLGIILENGLGCEPDLDEAALWYWQTAELGDTQAKMKLGKMLIKGQGFTPGSPTVQAIEASAEKGHPYAQSFYAKLHLDGVGVEPNNEMAEKWFRLSAAQGDESATFNLGEMMANGMTVLTPEEELSQWFFDLGMKYLQAEDLVKAFDCLVCIKRIDPESFLAQRLEDDIDRTNQSQQRPRD
- a CDS encoding ferredoxin-thioredoxin reductase catalytic domain-containing protein — encoded protein: MKATPTPEEIDELYTRLGSEARARGYHLNPDEDFTRDIVQALLTNTKRYGYQACPCRLTDGVRDKDLDIICPCDYRDPDLAEFGSCYCALYVSGEIARGEREAEPIPERRGHPSTGSGQAGDTGKDLEYPVWRCPVCGYLCAREHPPEKCSICGADKDRFKQFL
- a CDS encoding response regulator, which encodes MGRISKKILIVEDVQMFVQIQKTLLNRQDFTLLTARSGQGALDAARQEKPDLILLDLYMPDMNGYDVCRELKSDPATEHIPILIIITGDAEDLKEMCIEAGCDGHLTKPIRKDTFIPAIESHLQVPPRGHSRVRIRIPCTITDEDGKKEGIIHTLTPRGAFIETDPPLLPGEILNIDFTLDDTGAKLSLLAAVRWSRKMGDSHPGGGGCEFTDIGPEELDSIRSYLALRSNDIED
- a CDS encoding glutaredoxin family protein — its product is MEIVHIAGEDRGEILLYTLSTCVWCRKMKRWLDEKGLAYSYVDVDLEPKEEKKVIMEEVERWNPLCSFPTVVVDQKECFVGFKPDRLLELVGK